From the Oleiharenicola lentus genome, one window contains:
- a CDS encoding TolC family protein translates to MRRRILSTSLALLTLMSALPSLRAADGPATPLTLEQALAEALEHNFAIRQAREQIRQQEGVVTQVTAAALPGVSAAANFQKSSTQTILSGATPGRTLPVFVPSGRYWRMSITARQNLYAGGGIRATVKEATLSRDAATLQLKATIDGALLDVRLKFYAILLARAQIAVEEQNLGVLEHQLRDVNVRFEVGSVSNFERLRAEVAVANARAPLIKARNDHRLAIEELRRAVGRADVRPAVPTGRSLEVVGELPAEVLEIELPSALARARTQRPELHRLARLVEAAEGGVNIARAGFLPTLAVSADAELRKGPSEKFSDSLRGWRAGAQGGWNVASRATAGRVKQAESLVEQAQLAREETELAVQVEVRRAVAALTQANELVTATRKSVEQAEEALRVAEERFKAGTSTQLELLQAQSALTVARTSRLRADYSHSVAVAQLRRAMGDSEMEYAENPAAEGT, encoded by the coding sequence ATGAGACGCCGTATCCTTTCCACATCGCTGGCCCTGCTGACGCTCATGAGTGCGTTGCCTTCATTGCGTGCGGCGGACGGGCCGGCAACGCCCCTCACCTTGGAGCAGGCGCTCGCCGAGGCACTTGAACACAACTTCGCGATCCGCCAGGCCCGCGAGCAGATTCGCCAACAGGAAGGCGTGGTCACGCAGGTGACGGCCGCCGCCCTGCCCGGGGTTTCCGCTGCCGCGAATTTCCAGAAAAGCTCAACCCAAACGATCCTTAGCGGTGCCACTCCGGGACGGACGTTGCCTGTCTTCGTGCCATCCGGGCGCTACTGGCGGATGAGCATCACAGCACGCCAGAACCTCTATGCCGGCGGAGGTATCCGCGCCACCGTGAAGGAGGCGACTCTCTCCCGGGACGCGGCCACGTTGCAGCTCAAAGCGACGATTGACGGGGCGCTGCTAGATGTCCGCCTGAAGTTTTACGCCATCCTGCTGGCCAGAGCGCAGATTGCCGTCGAGGAACAGAACCTCGGCGTCCTGGAACATCAGTTGCGTGATGTAAATGTGCGGTTTGAGGTCGGTTCCGTTTCAAACTTCGAGCGCCTGCGCGCCGAGGTCGCAGTGGCGAATGCCCGCGCGCCTCTCATCAAGGCCCGCAACGACCATCGGCTGGCCATTGAGGAGCTGCGCCGGGCTGTGGGCCGCGCCGATGTCCGTCCAGCCGTTCCCACGGGCCGCAGCCTCGAAGTGGTGGGCGAACTACCGGCAGAGGTGCTGGAAATCGAGCTTCCGTCAGCCCTGGCCCGCGCGAGGACGCAACGTCCCGAGTTGCATCGCTTGGCCCGTCTGGTCGAGGCGGCTGAGGGCGGCGTCAACATCGCCCGCGCGGGTTTTTTGCCGACCCTGGCGGTGAGCGCAGATGCCGAACTGCGCAAAGGCCCCTCGGAAAAGTTCTCCGATTCGCTGCGCGGCTGGCGCGCAGGAGCGCAAGGCGGTTGGAACGTGGCGAGTCGCGCCACGGCCGGGCGGGTGAAGCAGGCGGAGTCCCTGGTGGAACAGGCCCAGCTCGCCCGAGAGGAGACCGAACTGGCCGTGCAAGTAGAAGTCCGACGGGCCGTCGCCGCTCTCACCCAAGCCAATGAATTGGTCACGGCGACGCGCAAATCGGTCGAGCAGGCCGAGGAGGCGCTGCGCGTTGCTGAGGAACGCTTCAAGGCCGGCACTTCCACCCAACTTGAGCTGCTGCAAGCGCAGTCGGCCCTGACTGTGGCCCGCACCAGCCGGCTCCGCGCCGACTACTCGCACAGCGTCGCCGTCGCCCAGCTGCGCCGGGCGATGGGGGATTCGGAGATGGAGTATGCCGAGAACCCCGCAGCCGAGGGCACCTGA
- a CDS encoding P-II family nitrogen regulator has translation MKTIVAFIRPSKEEPVREALHDLKGVSGASFSDVRGFGRGRGHEHSPGSSDEAVVGTLPKVRVDVMVSADHAAAVAGAIAAAARTGNRGDGKVYVLPVESALRISTGEIGASAL, from the coding sequence GTGAAAACCATCGTGGCATTCATCCGCCCCTCGAAAGAGGAGCCTGTGCGGGAGGCCCTGCACGATCTCAAGGGTGTGTCTGGCGCCAGCTTCTCCGATGTTCGCGGTTTTGGCCGTGGCCGTGGCCACGAGCACAGCCCGGGATCATCGGATGAAGCGGTCGTCGGCACGCTGCCCAAGGTCCGCGTGGACGTGATGGTCTCAGCCGATCACGCCGCTGCGGTCGCCGGCGCAATCGCTGCGGCGGCGAGGACCGGCAACCGGGGTGACGGCAAGGTCTATGTCCTGCCTGTCGAGTCCGCGTTGCGCATCAGCACCGGCGAAATCGGAGCCTCCGCCCTATGA